In Lactococcus paracarnosus, a genomic segment contains:
- a CDS encoding DUF6790 family protein has product MIYITSYVFFWILSLIYALLNKGNGESFVYNLFMIQLIGNISFFGIFNFIGHVLMRKKVAKSIGWVSNGFQVELGFVSLGIGLCGILSYWFRDGFWLSTLIPITIFLIGAAFLHIKEMIKENNFNSGNVLIIIPDLLIPMTLWILYFLSI; this is encoded by the coding sequence ATGATATATATTACAAGTTACGTTTTTTTCTGGATCTTATCCTTGATTTATGCCTTATTAAACAAAGGTAACGGTGAGAGTTTTGTTTACAATCTTTTTATGATTCAATTAATTGGAAACATAAGCTTTTTTGGAATATTTAATTTTATTGGACACGTTCTTATGAGAAAAAAAGTTGCGAAATCTATTGGTTGGGTATCTAATGGATTTCAAGTTGAGTTAGGATTTGTCTCTTTAGGAATTGGACTCTGTGGCATTTTAAGTTATTGGTTTAGAGACGGTTTTTGGCTTTCTACATTAATTCCCATTACAATATTTTTAATAGGTGCAGCTTTCTTACATATAAAGGAAATGATAAAAGAAAATAACTTTAATAGCGGTAATGTTTTAATCATTATTCCCGATTTATTGATTCCAATGACATTATGGATACTGTATTTTTTATCAATATAA
- a CDS encoding MFS transporter: MRKYGLIFFLVMFLIGTDTFLIAPLLPTLSTLYHINSSLSGWMVSAYAIGYALFALISGPISDGRDRKKIMIWGFVSFTVSTFLCSFASSFGLMILFRFLAGVSASFVTPQVWASIPVIVPKEKIVQMMGIASTGLAASQLLGVPIGSFLASVSWQAPFYLISASSAILLIVIIIAIPSLNMTSQLDKGKTILTTYAEVLKNKKTGQYLLAYLIFQTGNFAVLSFIGTWFAKDFGLTVSGIGSAMIVIGIGNLIGTLFGSKLINKWGLPKSLCRGLLLLILLYIVTPFATNIVMAVIMLSFVFLLNGFVFPIFMTTLQSTTVTARSTVSSLSNAAMYLGTTISGIIGGVLMTNFKGFFGIVGFTILLYIVVLYLYKKSGFFKRA, encoded by the coding sequence ATGCGTAAATACGGTTTAATATTTTTTCTAGTCATGTTTTTAATTGGAACAGATACGTTCTTAATTGCCCCATTACTGCCAACGTTGTCAACACTTTATCATATTAATTCTAGTCTATCTGGCTGGATGGTTAGTGCCTATGCAATAGGTTATGCGTTATTTGCATTGATTAGTGGCCCCATCTCTGATGGACGTGATCGCAAAAAAATTATGATTTGGGGATTTGTTTCGTTTACAGTTTCAACATTTTTATGTAGTTTTGCTAGCAGTTTTGGCTTGATGATACTGTTTAGGTTTTTAGCTGGTGTTAGTGCTTCATTTGTTACACCACAAGTTTGGGCTTCTATTCCAGTCATTGTACCAAAAGAAAAAATTGTTCAAATGATGGGAATTGCGAGTACGGGATTAGCAGCGTCGCAATTACTAGGGGTACCTATTGGTTCATTTCTTGCTTCAGTGTCATGGCAAGCGCCTTTTTATTTAATCTCAGCATCTTCTGCAATTTTATTGATTGTTATTATAATAGCTATTCCTAGCCTAAATATGACATCTCAGTTGGACAAAGGCAAGACAATACTGACAACTTATGCAGAAGTACTTAAAAATAAAAAAACTGGCCAATATCTATTAGCTTATCTCATCTTTCAAACAGGTAATTTTGCTGTATTGAGCTTTATTGGAACTTGGTTTGCTAAAGATTTTGGTCTAACAGTTTCTGGAATTGGGTCTGCTATGATCGTTATTGGTATCGGGAATTTAATTGGTACATTATTTGGCAGTAAACTCATTAATAAGTGGGGTCTGCCAAAGTCTTTATGTCGTGGCTTATTGCTGCTTATTCTGCTTTATATTGTGACACCATTTGCAACGAATATTGTAATGGCCGTTATTATGCTAAGCTTTGTTTTTTTACTGAATGGTTTTGTATTTCCAATATTCATGACAACATTACAAAGTACAACTGTTACGGCTAGAAGTACAGTTTCATCATTATCTAATGCTGCGATGTATTTGGGTACAACCATCAGTGGTATTATTGGCGGCGTATTAATGACAAATTTTAAAGGATTTTTCGGGATTGTAGGGTTTACGATTTTACTTTATATAGTCGTTTTATATTTATACAAAAAAAGTGGCTTCTTTAAACGAGCTTAG
- a CDS encoding ArsR/SmtB family transcription factor: MIIKLITQQQEDEIRSKIFKALSEPLRIEILRFLKQKELEATCGEIGANVKLTKSAASYHFKNLREAGLTFTRKESREKYVSINYELFEKYLPHFLDTL; encoded by the coding sequence ATGATAATCAAACTAATAACACAACAACAAGAAGATGAGATTCGGAGTAAAATATTCAAAGCACTGTCCGAACCATTAAGAATTGAGATACTTAGATTTCTTAAACAAAAAGAGTTAGAGGCTACTTGTGGAGAGATAGGTGCTAATGTTAAGTTAACTAAATCTGCGGCTTCGTATCATTTTAAAAATTTAAGAGAAGCGGGGTTAACGTTTACTCGAAAAGAGTCAAGAGAAAAGTATGTATCCATAAATTATGAACTGTTTGAAAAATATCTACCGCATTTCCTAGATACATTATAG
- a CDS encoding acyl-CoA thioester hydrolase/BAAT C-terminal domain-containing protein produces the protein MSKHFEVSSEKSAVDASISIKLTHLPPLKEITIETKTISPFYCINAPMKVAKDTQWRSVHTFKSDKNVVVDLATSPAIDGIYNGVFPMGCVSFLVPDKIINAKVEKDVAHIPLNASYSLELTAYADQQVLDKCELERFFIDEHIQCERIEFDAFKARYFYPKNKQNLPAIIVVSGSEGGIEKAQAIAQLLANRGYATVAIGYFDLLGTATALSEIPIEFIEQAIHYLKSREEIDKNRIGIYGRSKGAEFSLVAASYFKDITCVVVNSPTSLIFEGMNKHYPSKSASWTYQGVALPYFKFKIVPFLISKLCARNYPDFKKDHPSSISVENINGPILLLAAKNDEVWDSYEACLQILKRLEKNKFHHDVRYTFYDNSGHMLTIPYQPNNRYGNGNVDVMQDTIDAWHKTIAFFEDYL, from the coding sequence ATGAGTAAACATTTTGAAGTCTCTAGTGAAAAATCTGCAGTAGATGCGAGTATTTCTATAAAACTCACTCATCTACCACCGCTTAAAGAGATTACGATTGAAACAAAAACGATTTCACCATTTTATTGTATTAACGCGCCAATGAAAGTAGCTAAGGACACGCAATGGCGTAGCGTCCATACCTTCAAAAGTGATAAGAATGTCGTAGTGGATTTAGCTACTTCACCAGCAATTGATGGGATATATAATGGTGTTTTTCCCATGGGATGTGTATCATTTTTAGTTCCTGATAAAATAATAAATGCTAAAGTCGAGAAAGATGTTGCGCATATTCCGTTAAATGCGTCATATAGTCTGGAACTTACGGCTTATGCTGATCAACAAGTATTAGACAAATGCGAGTTAGAACGGTTTTTTATTGACGAACATATTCAATGTGAACGTATCGAATTTGACGCATTTAAAGCAAGATACTTTTATCCTAAGAACAAGCAGAATTTACCCGCAATTATTGTTGTTAGTGGCAGTGAGGGTGGGATTGAAAAAGCACAGGCAATAGCACAACTATTAGCTAATAGAGGCTATGCGACAGTGGCAATTGGTTATTTTGATTTGTTAGGGACTGCAACTGCTTTGAGTGAAATTCCTATAGAATTCATTGAACAAGCTATTCACTATTTAAAATCAAGGGAAGAAATTGACAAAAATAGAATCGGCATTTATGGTAGATCGAAGGGTGCAGAATTTAGTCTAGTAGCAGCAAGTTATTTTAAGGACATAACATGTGTCGTCGTTAACTCACCAACCAGCCTTATTTTTGAGGGGATGAACAAACATTATCCGTCTAAAAGTGCATCATGGACATATCAAGGTGTGGCATTACCTTACTTTAAATTTAAAATAGTTCCTTTTTTGATTTCAAAACTATGTGCTAGAAACTATCCAGATTTTAAAAAAGATCACCCATCTAGCATTTCTGTTGAAAATATTAATGGTCCGATACTACTCTTAGCAGCTAAAAACGATGAAGTTTGGGACTCGTATGAGGCATGTCTTCAAATTTTGAAAAGACTAGAAAAAAATAAATTTCATCACGATGTTCGCTACACGTTTTATGATAATAGTGGCCACATGTTAACCATTCCTTATCAACCTAATAATCGTTATGGTAATGGTAATGTTGATGTGATGCAAGATACAATAGACGCTTGGCATAAAACAATAGCCTTTTTTGAGGATTACTTGTAA
- a CDS encoding MarR family winged helix-turn-helix transcriptional regulator gives MDVIKEFNHFIKQYKKLEFTQHIIEDLNIAEIHTIVVIGQQSDLNINLLAKIRHISKSAASQLISKLVAKQLVRKQRCNDNKTVGLSLTNAGQAIFNIHDKQQKYIVEQLQAVFSSYSQREIALIIGFMKDVEGVWENLPWLSKELEHE, from the coding sequence ATGGATGTCATAAAAGAATTTAATCATTTTATTAAACAATACAAAAAACTCGAGTTTACACAGCACATCATAGAAGATCTAAATATTGCTGAAATACACACCATTGTTGTCATTGGTCAACAAAGTGATCTTAATATAAACTTGCTCGCTAAGATTAGGCATATATCTAAGAGTGCTGCTTCACAATTAATTAGCAAATTAGTAGCAAAACAATTAGTGAGAAAGCAAAGGTGTAACGATAATAAAACTGTAGGCTTAAGTCTTACAAATGCAGGTCAAGCTATTTTTAATATACATGACAAGCAACAAAAGTACATCGTCGAGCAATTACAAGCGGTGTTTTCTAGCTATTCTCAAAGAGAAATAGCCTTAATTATTGGGTTCATGAAGGATGTTGAGGGTGTTTGGGAGAATCTACCTTGGTTAAGTAAGGAGTTAGAACATGAGTAA
- a CDS encoding lipase family protein, with protein sequence MSDLFNYNNMYANLSESAYSDRPNNFPPNKYKNKEQVYDFSVDSVYRHKSGEVSSTKGGTHLPNNGIVYLQPDKTLENKTAYYIDYSDTDFFGNPQAKKKNSQKGLLTDEKAGFNAYFVTDSPTLSQETKQTYLAIRGSDGFGLNTLNDWVGNDVNFALTNAYIPQAKLANQALIGKIKDIKRAAPNATLDVTGHSLGTMVSAQAVAKLYQDNAKAFEKIGKVVLFDGPDVTQSLKQIGLSDKEIKAVGEKVTYYVNPFDMVSMLNRTAPYEAQFGKVNVIVPLNFSTTFDGARSSHDFGEFQIDAHGNPLSASETFHPEMLTAGRKLAKLLDTTFSKVGGTGIKGVATGVILAALSGGVSALMALGMSALDAKAIYEAFNKAYKGIVAEAKQKASAWNQTHIPDYQNRIRRASGGQKIELRAELLQSVAQAAVFQSEAFVSEVKMIMNQGLETVQKEIQEGHQAAHNLATYLDSWEVNALLAEFNLSAFWDSGLESDTTRAAKAYLREMSSVSATFMQVSQHIEAVDSEVASGFNQLMAETQANFGRR encoded by the coding sequence ATGAGTGATCTATTTAATTATAATAATATGTACGCGAATTTATCGGAAAGTGCATATAGTGACAGACCTAATAATTTCCCGCCCAATAAGTATAAAAACAAAGAACAGGTTTATGATTTTTCTGTGGATAGTGTGTACAGACATAAAAGTGGTGAAGTTAGTTCCACCAAAGGTGGCACCCATCTCCCAAATAACGGGATTGTATATCTTCAGCCTGATAAGACTTTAGAAAACAAAACAGCGTACTATATTGATTACTCTGATACTGATTTTTTTGGAAATCCTCAAGCAAAAAAGAAAAATAGTCAAAAAGGGCTATTGACAGATGAGAAGGCGGGGTTTAATGCTTATTTTGTCACGGATTCACCAACCTTAAGTCAGGAGACAAAGCAGACTTATCTTGCCATACGCGGTAGTGATGGATTTGGCCTTAATACGCTAAACGATTGGGTAGGAAATGATGTGAATTTTGCGTTGACAAATGCCTATATCCCGCAAGCTAAACTGGCGAATCAAGCACTGATTGGCAAAATTAAAGACATTAAAAGAGCTGCCCCAAATGCGACACTAGATGTGACGGGGCATTCTTTAGGTACCATGGTCTCTGCTCAAGCAGTTGCGAAACTTTACCAGGATAATGCTAAAGCATTTGAAAAAATTGGCAAAGTCGTTCTATTTGATGGCCCTGATGTGACACAAAGTTTGAAACAGATAGGGCTTTCAGATAAAGAGATTAAGGCAGTAGGTGAGAAAGTCACTTATTATGTCAATCCTTTTGACATGGTAAGTATGTTAAATCGAACGGCACCTTATGAGGCACAGTTTGGTAAGGTCAATGTGATTGTCCCTCTGAACTTTAGCACGACTTTTGATGGTGCAAGGAGCAGTCATGATTTTGGCGAATTTCAAATCGATGCGCATGGCAACCCGTTGTCAGCATCTGAAACCTTTCACCCTGAGATGTTAACTGCAGGTCGAAAACTAGCCAAATTGCTTGATACAACCTTCTCGAAAGTTGGCGGTACTGGTATTAAAGGGGTGGCAACAGGGGTTATTCTTGCGGCCTTATCAGGAGGCGTAAGCGCACTTATGGCACTCGGTATGTCTGCCCTAGATGCGAAAGCCATTTACGAAGCCTTCAATAAAGCCTACAAAGGCATTGTCGCTGAAGCAAAACAAAAAGCAAGCGCATGGAATCAGACACATATCCCTGATTATCAAAATCGGATTCGTCGGGCGAGTGGTGGTCAAAAAATCGAACTACGTGCTGAACTCCTCCAATCTGTTGCTCAGGCTGCCGTATTCCAGTCAGAAGCCTTTGTTTCTGAGGTCAAAATGATCATGAATCAAGGATTAGAAACCGTACAAAAAGAAATACAAGAGGGCCACCAAGCTGCTCATAATCTCGCGACTTATCTAGATTCATGGGAAGTCAACGCCTTGTTAGCTGAGTTCAACCTGTCTGCTTTTTGGGATTCTGGCCTTGAATCAGATACAACTCGAGCTGCTAAAGCCTATCTGAGAGAGATGTCATCAGTTTCGGCAACTTTTATGCAGGTATCGCAACATATCGAAGCAGTTGATAGCGAAGTGGCGAGTGGATTTAATCAGTTAATGGCAGAGACACAAGCAAATTTTGGAAGGAGATAA
- the mnmA gene encoding tRNA 2-thiouridine(34) synthase MnmA gives MQNDNSKTRVVVGMSGGVDSSVTALLLKEQGYDVIGIFMKNWDDTDEFGVCTATEDYKDVALVADQIGIPYYTVNFEKEYWDRVFEYFLAEYRAGRTPNPDVMCNKEIKFKAFLDYATELGADYVATGHYAQVTCDEAGLVHMLRGADDNKDQTYFLSQLTQAQLQKVLFPLGHLEKPEVRKIAERAGLATAKKKDSTGICFIGEKNFKQFLSQYLPAQKGRMMTFEGRDMGEHAGLMYYTIGQRGGLGIGGQHGGDNEPWFVVGKDLTQNVLYVGQGFHHEALYSTSLDASELSFTRDMPDTFEMHCTAKFRYRQADTGVTIKVNVDKVDVVFDEPVRAITPGQAVVFYDGEECLGGGLIDHAYKNEAVMQYQ, from the coding sequence TTGCAAAATGATAATTCAAAAACACGTGTCGTTGTCGGCATGAGTGGTGGAGTAGATTCCAGTGTCACGGCGCTTTTGCTCAAAGAGCAAGGCTATGACGTGATTGGCATCTTCATGAAGAACTGGGATGATACTGATGAATTCGGTGTCTGTACCGCGACTGAGGATTATAAGGATGTTGCGCTGGTCGCTGATCAGATCGGGATTCCTTACTATACGGTCAACTTTGAAAAAGAGTATTGGGATCGCGTATTTGAATACTTTTTAGCTGAGTATCGCGCTGGTAGAACGCCTAATCCAGATGTGATGTGTAACAAGGAAATTAAGTTTAAAGCCTTTCTTGACTATGCGACAGAGCTTGGTGCTGACTATGTGGCAACTGGACATTATGCCCAAGTAACATGTGATGAGGCTGGTCTTGTTCATATGTTACGTGGTGCTGATGATAATAAGGATCAAACTTATTTTCTTAGCCAACTCACACAAGCACAACTTCAAAAAGTACTATTTCCACTTGGTCATCTGGAAAAACCAGAGGTCAGAAAAATAGCAGAACGTGCAGGACTTGCAACAGCTAAGAAAAAAGATTCAACAGGTATCTGTTTTATCGGAGAAAAAAACTTCAAACAATTTCTCAGCCAATATCTCCCTGCTCAAAAAGGACGTATGATGACCTTTGAAGGTAGAGATATGGGAGAACACGCAGGCCTCATGTATTATACCATCGGGCAACGCGGTGGATTAGGCATCGGTGGTCAACATGGTGGGGATAATGAACCCTGGTTTGTTGTAGGTAAAGACCTCACACAAAATGTCCTGTATGTTGGTCAAGGCTTTCATCACGAGGCCCTTTACTCAACAAGCTTAGATGCTAGTGAACTTTCCTTTACACGTGATATGCCAGATACCTTTGAAATGCACTGTACAGCTAAGTTCCGCTATCGTCAAGCAGACACTGGTGTCACAATCAAGGTCAATGTTGATAAGGTTGACGTCGTATTCGATGAACCCGTTCGTGCTATTACACCAGGCCAAGCAGTTGTTTTCTATGATGGAGAAGAATGTTTGGGCGGCGGCTTAATCGACCATGCCTACAAAAATGAAGCAGTCATGCAATATCAATAA
- a CDS encoding Type 1 glutamine amidotransferase-like domain-containing protein → MKKLFLTSSFEDVAHRLSEFVGQAMAGKVVTFIPTANVSQKNHSYVLAAKKAFEVLGLIVDELEVSTASSVDIKRKLEENDYIYVSGGNTFFLRQELAITGADRLIIEQVNQGKLYIGESAGSVITSPDIAYISAMDSIKKAPLLTSTQGLKLVDFYTLPHYNSAPFEADAETIITDYGHKVNLKPISNAQIITVLGDKVTII, encoded by the coding sequence ATGAAAAAATTATTCCTCACATCGTCTTTTGAAGATGTCGCCCACCGTTTATCTGAATTTGTTGGCCAAGCCATGGCTGGTAAAGTCGTCACGTTTATTCCAACAGCCAATGTCTCACAGAAGAACCATAGTTATGTTTTAGCTGCAAAGAAAGCCTTTGAAGTACTCGGTCTAATCGTTGATGAACTAGAAGTCTCTACAGCATCTTCGGTAGATATTAAGCGCAAACTAGAGGAAAATGACTATATCTATGTCTCAGGTGGTAACACCTTCTTCCTACGCCAGGAACTTGCCATTACAGGGGCTGATCGCTTGATTATCGAGCAGGTCAATCAAGGTAAGCTCTATATCGGAGAATCTGCTGGCTCTGTTATCACATCACCTGACATCGCCTATATTTCAGCCATGGATAGTATCAAAAAAGCACCTCTGCTAACTAGCACACAGGGGCTGAAACTCGTTGATTTCTATACGCTGCCTCATTATAATAGTGCACCCTTTGAGGCCGATGCTGAGACAATCATCACTGACTACGGTCATAAAGTCAATCTCAAACCGATTTCAAATGCACAAATCATCACTGTTTTAGGAGATAAAGTAACGATCATTTGA
- a CDS encoding biotin--[acetyl-CoA-carboxylase] ligase — protein MTISTAETILTLLVDRENEWISGQELALELSISRAAIWKAIGKLIADGFTIESQRGPGKGYRYVASEKMSVTGISHYLSEQTQSINLQVFDTLPSTNTYAKIGLISDTITQPSVIIANVQTKGAGHFGRSFSSPAQTGLYISFALPIGADNQVTPHLLAIASAVAVARTIKNLLAIELDFKWLNDLYYQGKKVGGILTEAVVNIESQTYSAIVIGIGLNLTNQAAELSFITKELDISRNQIAASLIDHFFNLYDHDEDKQFLADYRTHLLDLGKQVHVKYADQDITGLSKGVDDAGYLLVETQTGLTKLSAGETR, from the coding sequence ATGACAATTTCAACAGCAGAAACGATATTAACACTACTTGTCGATCGGGAAAATGAATGGATTTCTGGGCAAGAACTGGCTCTCGAACTCAGCATCTCTCGAGCCGCAATCTGGAAGGCCATAGGTAAACTTATCGCAGATGGGTTTACTATAGAAAGCCAGCGTGGACCTGGTAAGGGCTATCGCTATGTCGCCAGCGAAAAAATGAGTGTTACGGGTATTTCCCACTACTTATCCGAGCAGACACAGTCAATCAACCTGCAAGTTTTTGATACCCTACCATCAACCAATACCTATGCCAAGATTGGTCTCATCAGTGACACCATCACTCAGCCTAGTGTCATCATCGCAAATGTACAAACTAAAGGGGCGGGACATTTTGGTCGCAGTTTTTCCTCACCTGCTCAAACAGGCTTATATATCAGTTTTGCCCTGCCTATAGGGGCAGACAATCAAGTAACACCACACTTGCTTGCCATTGCTAGTGCGGTAGCTGTTGCCAGAACAATCAAAAACCTACTTGCTATTGAACTTGACTTCAAATGGTTAAATGACCTCTATTATCAAGGGAAGAAAGTTGGTGGTATACTAACTGAAGCCGTTGTTAATATCGAGAGTCAAACTTACTCAGCTATCGTCATCGGGATTGGCTTAAATCTAACCAATCAAGCAGCTGAGCTGAGCTTTATCACAAAGGAACTTGATATCTCACGTAATCAAATTGCAGCCTCTCTCATAGACCATTTTTTTAACCTATATGATCATGACGAAGACAAGCAATTTTTAGCTGACTATCGGACACACTTACTTGATTTGGGCAAACAAGTTCATGTCAAGTATGCCGATCAGGACATCACAGGGCTTTCTAAGGGTGTAGATGATGCGGGCTACCTTTTAGTTGAAACACAAACAGGGCTTACCAAATTAAGCGCTGGAGAAACCCGATAA
- a CDS encoding HAD hydrolase-like protein has product MTLKNLFFDLDGTIVDSGTGIINGFRYAFDQLNLPQLSDSTLNTFIGPPLEATFLTLSNGDEHLAETATNHYRAYYASTGMLESAPYADIVETLNTLSTRGYTLYIATSKKESVAIDMLRALKLSDHFDGIFGSTPQTMTKTLVLKQALTTTQSNPDESVMIGDREYDIIGGLNNAVAQTIGVLWGFGARTELEKVGCDHIIAHPKALLEIFK; this is encoded by the coding sequence ATGACTTTAAAAAACTTATTCTTTGATTTAGATGGTACAATCGTTGACAGCGGCACAGGAATTATCAATGGCTTTCGATATGCTTTTGATCAACTTAACCTCCCGCAACTCTCAGATAGTACCTTAAATACATTTATTGGCCCACCACTGGAAGCGACATTTCTTACGCTATCAAATGGGGATGAACACTTGGCTGAGACAGCCACCAATCACTACAGGGCCTATTATGCAAGCACTGGTATGCTGGAATCTGCCCCTTACGCTGACATCGTTGAGACCTTGAACACACTTAGCACCCGTGGGTACACCCTCTACATCGCAACGTCTAAAAAAGAGTCGGTTGCAATAGACATGTTAAGGGCACTCAAGCTATCAGATCACTTTGATGGCATCTTTGGGAGTACACCGCAAACGATGACCAAGACATTAGTCCTGAAGCAGGCACTTACGACAACGCAATCAAATCCGGATGAGTCTGTTATGATCGGCGATCGAGAATACGATATCATCGGTGGCCTAAATAATGCCGTCGCGCAAACAATAGGTGTCCTATGGGGATTTGGCGCTAGAACTGAACTGGAGAAAGTAGGCTGTGATCATATCATCGCACATCCTAAAGCATTGTTGGAGATTTTCAAATGA
- the sdaAB gene encoding L-serine ammonia-lyase, iron-sulfur-dependent subunit beta — protein sequence MRNLKFKSVFDIMGPVMIGPSSSHTAGAVRIGKIVHSIFGEQPTEVDFHLYQSFAKTYQGHGTDLALVAGILGMDTNDARIPQSLELADKAGIKIFWHIHKDEKADHPNTALISIKSDTKQMTIKGISIGGGNIQVTELNGFDIALNMNTPTFIIVHQDVPGMIARVTECLSSHQINIAQMNVTRENAGDQAIMIIEVDSHDATQALAEIRNIPHLYNVNFFD from the coding sequence ATGAGAAACCTAAAATTTAAATCGGTTTTTGACATCATGGGTCCTGTTATGATTGGGCCTTCTAGCTCTCATACTGCGGGCGCCGTCAGGATTGGTAAAATCGTTCACTCTATCTTTGGTGAACAGCCCACAGAAGTCGACTTTCATCTTTACCAGTCCTTTGCTAAAACCTATCAAGGCCATGGGACTGATTTAGCCCTTGTTGCGGGAATTTTAGGCATGGATACAAATGATGCTCGCATCCCCCAATCACTAGAGTTGGCTGACAAGGCGGGAATCAAAATATTTTGGCACATTCATAAAGATGAAAAAGCTGACCATCCCAATACTGCACTCATTAGTATCAAATCTGATACCAAGCAAATGACGATAAAAGGTATTTCTATCGGTGGTGGCAATATACAAGTTACAGAACTTAATGGCTTTGATATTGCCTTAAACATGAATACCCCTACCTTTATCATCGTCCACCAAGACGTCCCTGGGATGATTGCTCGTGTGACAGAATGCTTATCTTCCCATCAAATCAATATCGCCCAAATGAATGTGACCCGTGAAAATGCTGGTGATCAGGCAATCATGATTATCGAGGTTGATTCTCATGATGCGACACAAGCACTGGCTGAAATTAGAAACATACCACACTTATATAATGTGAATTTCTTTGACTAA
- the sdaAA gene encoding L-serine ammonia-lyase, iron-sulfur-dependent, subunit alpha, with the protein MFYTINELVTQADASFNGSISELMIATEIENSGRSREEIRLLMTENLTVMLASIEHGMTDKTSRTGLTGGDASKLDRYIKSGKTLSDYTILTAAKNAIAVNESNAQMGLVCATPTAGSAGCVPAVLSTAIEKLGLTKDAQLDFLFAAGAFGLVIANNASISGAEGGCQAEVGSAASMASAALVLAAGGTASQASHACAMVIKNLLGLICDPVAGLVEVPCVKRNAMGASLAFLCADMALADIESKIPTDEVIQAMYQVGQAMPSAFRETAEGGLATTPTGKRLKAEIFG; encoded by the coding sequence ATGTTTTATACAATAAATGAGCTTGTCACACAAGCTGATGCAAGTTTTAATGGGTCAATCTCAGAATTGATGATTGCCACAGAAATAGAGAACTCTGGTCGCTCTCGAGAAGAAATCCGCTTACTAATGACTGAAAATTTGACCGTTATGCTCGCCTCTATCGAGCACGGTATGACTGATAAAACATCTCGTACAGGTTTAACTGGTGGTGATGCGTCAAAACTCGACCGCTACATCAAATCAGGTAAGACCTTATCTGACTACACGATTTTAACGGCTGCTAAAAATGCCATTGCCGTAAATGAAAGCAATGCCCAGATGGGACTTGTCTGTGCAACACCTACTGCAGGTAGTGCAGGATGCGTCCCTGCAGTCTTATCTACAGCAATCGAAAAACTAGGGCTAACGAAGGATGCCCAACTCGACTTCTTATTCGCGGCCGGTGCTTTCGGACTGGTGATTGCAAATAATGCCTCTATCTCAGGCGCTGAGGGTGGCTGTCAAGCCGAGGTTGGTTCTGCCGCCTCTATGGCATCTGCTGCCCTAGTGCTTGCAGCAGGTGGCACTGCAAGTCAAGCAAGCCATGCCTGTGCAATGGTAATCAAAAATTTACTGGGGTTGATCTGTGATCCAGTAGCTGGGCTAGTTGAAGTCCCTTGCGTTAAGCGTAATGCAATGGGGGCTAGTTTAGCTTTTCTATGTGCTGATATGGCGCTTGCGGATATCGAATCAAAGATTCCTACTGATGAAGTCATCCAAGCCATGTACCAAGTTGGTCAAGCCATGCCATCTGCTTTTCGAGAAACCGCTGAAGGCGGCCTTGCAACCACACCAACAGGTAAACGGTTAAAGGCTGAAATATTTGGCTGA